One Micromonospora sp. WMMD1120 genomic region harbors:
- a CDS encoding HIT domain-containing protein, protein MADGLDRLWTPHRMTYISGEDRPAEGYEKPTGCPFCRAPKLPPEESLVVARGEHVFVVLNLYPYNPGHLLVCPYRHVADYTDLDVPETTELASYTQTAMRVIRKVSNAHGFNLGMNQGGVAGAGIAAHLHQHVVPRWGGDANFMPVIGRTKVLPQLLHDTRDLLARTWPS, encoded by the coding sequence ATGGCGGACGGTCTGGATCGGCTCTGGACGCCGCACCGGATGACCTACATCTCCGGCGAGGACCGCCCGGCCGAGGGCTACGAGAAGCCCACCGGCTGCCCCTTCTGCCGGGCGCCGAAGCTGCCGCCGGAGGAGAGCCTGGTGGTGGCCCGGGGCGAGCACGTCTTCGTGGTGCTCAATCTTTATCCGTACAATCCGGGTCATTTGCTGGTCTGCCCCTACCGGCACGTGGCCGACTACACCGACCTGGACGTGCCGGAGACCACCGAGCTGGCGTCGTACACCCAGACGGCCATGCGGGTGATCCGCAAGGTCAGCAACGCGCACGGCTTCAACCTGGGGATGAACCAGGGCGGGGTGGCCGGCGCCGGCATCGCCGCGCACCTGCACCAGCACGTCGTTCCGCGCTGGGGTGGCGACGCGAACTTCATGCCGGTGATCGGCCGCACGAAGGTCCTGCCGCAGCTCCTGCACGACACCCGCGACCTGCTCGCCCGCACCTGGCCGTCCTGA
- a CDS encoding aldo/keto reductase, with protein MAVTTRMLGRSGIEVSALGMGCWAISGPWAEGGQPLGWGAVDDDESVRAVRRALDLGITLFDTADTYGAGHGERVLGRALAGRRDHAVIATKWGYTFDEASRQATGEDASPGYLRRAVTASLRRLGTDRIDLYQLHLADLPVPRAQALIGTCEDLVAEGLIRGYGWSTDRPDRAAAFGHATNATAVQHTLSVLRDAPDLLAICDKYDLASVNREPLAMGLLTGKYSAGSTLPRDDVRGSTPGWLEWFRGGRPAPEWLRRVGAVRAALTADGRTLAQGALGWIWARSGRTVPIPGCRTVAQVEENAGALRRGPLPADQFVEVERQLAALRTAALRDADRPHWPRPTTPTVHP; from the coding sequence ATGGCAGTCACGACACGGATGTTGGGGCGCAGCGGAATCGAGGTCAGCGCCCTCGGCATGGGGTGCTGGGCGATCAGCGGGCCCTGGGCGGAGGGCGGCCAGCCACTCGGTTGGGGTGCTGTCGACGACGACGAGTCGGTGCGGGCCGTACGGCGCGCGCTCGACCTCGGTATCACCCTCTTCGACACCGCCGACACGTACGGGGCCGGACACGGTGAGCGGGTGCTCGGCCGGGCGCTCGCCGGCCGCCGGGACCACGCCGTGATCGCCACCAAGTGGGGTTACACCTTCGACGAGGCCAGTCGCCAGGCCACCGGCGAGGACGCCTCACCCGGGTACCTGCGGCGGGCCGTGACCGCCTCGCTGCGCCGGCTGGGCACCGACCGGATCGACCTCTACCAGCTACACCTGGCCGACCTGCCGGTGCCGAGGGCGCAGGCGCTCATCGGAACCTGCGAGGACCTGGTCGCCGAGGGCCTGATCCGCGGGTACGGGTGGAGCACCGACCGTCCCGACCGGGCCGCCGCGTTCGGGCACGCCACCAACGCGACAGCCGTCCAGCACACCCTGTCGGTGCTGCGCGACGCCCCCGACCTGCTCGCCATCTGCGACAAGTACGACCTGGCCAGCGTCAACCGGGAACCGCTCGCCATGGGGCTGCTCACCGGCAAGTACTCGGCCGGCTCGACACTGCCCCGCGACGACGTACGCGGGTCGACACCGGGATGGTTGGAGTGGTTCCGGGGCGGCCGGCCGGCGCCGGAGTGGCTGCGCCGGGTCGGTGCCGTCCGGGCCGCCCTCACCGCCGACGGGCGCACCCTCGCCCAGGGCGCGTTGGGCTGGATCTGGGCGCGCAGCGGTCGTACCGTCCCGATCCCGGGCTGCCGGACCGTCGCCCAGGTCGAGGAGAACGCCGGGGCGCTACGCCGAGGCCCGCTCCCAGCGGACCAGTTCGTCGAGGTGGAACGCCAACTGGCCGCCCTCCGTACGGCGGCCCTGCGCGACGCCGACCGCCCGCACTGGCCCCGCCCCACCACCCCCACAGTCCACCCCTGA
- a CDS encoding D-Ala-D-Ala carboxypeptidase family metallohydrolase codes for MIRRLGRFLAALALTATTTVVGVTLTAGAAQADGCYTWGRTLSQGASGEDVRQLQIRVAGYPGYGAVLGIDGAFGPATRSAVIRFQQAYGLPADGIAGPQTFNRLYALQDNDCTPANFSYAELNKCNGDWSGGAVSASTARANALVSMWKLQAMRHALGDVAISISSGFRSYACNSAVGGASNSRHLYGDGVDLTGSPSLCRLAQQARNHGFGQILGPGYPDHNDHTHVAAVGGWSAPNCGI; via the coding sequence ATGATCCGACGGCTCGGCAGGTTCCTCGCGGCACTTGCGCTGACCGCCACCACCACAGTGGTCGGCGTCACCCTCACCGCCGGCGCGGCACAGGCGGACGGCTGCTACACCTGGGGACGGACCCTGTCCCAGGGGGCATCCGGCGAGGACGTCCGGCAACTCCAGATCCGGGTCGCCGGCTACCCCGGCTACGGCGCGGTGCTGGGGATCGACGGCGCGTTCGGCCCCGCCACCCGGTCGGCGGTGATCCGCTTCCAGCAGGCGTACGGGCTGCCCGCCGACGGCATCGCCGGCCCGCAGACATTCAACCGCCTCTACGCGCTCCAGGACAACGACTGCACCCCGGCCAACTTCAGCTACGCCGAGTTGAACAAGTGCAACGGCGACTGGTCCGGCGGCGCGGTCTCGGCGAGCACGGCACGGGCCAACGCGCTGGTCTCGATGTGGAAGCTCCAGGCCATGCGACACGCCTTGGGCGACGTGGCCATCTCGATCAGCAGCGGCTTCCGCAGCTACGCCTGCAACAGCGCGGTCGGTGGGGCGTCGAACAGCCGGCACCTGTACGGCGACGGCGTGGACCTGACCGGCTCACCGTCGCTCTGCCGACTCGCGCAGCAGGCCCGCAACCACGGCTTCGGGCAGATCCTCGGCCCCGGCTACCCGGACCACAACGACCACACCCACGTCGCGGCGGTCGGCGGCTGGTCCGCGCCGAACTGCGGCATCTGA
- a CDS encoding elongation factor G-like protein EF-G2, with protein MAQKSQEKGSAGGTPVVTEPERIRNVVLVGHSGAGKTTLVEALLAATGTISRAGTVADGTTVGDHDPAAVRQQRSVSLSCAPLLHNGIKVNLLDTPGYADFVGELRAGLRAADAALFVVSAAGGMDAATVALWEECAAVDMPRAVAVARLDQPRADVDETVALCQRLFGDNVMPLYLPMLGDDGVSTEGLLGLITRRVFDYSAGLPADVRDPDPEHQPAIDESRNELIEGIIAESEDETLMDRYLDGEEISTEVLIDDLEKAVARGHFYPVVPVCAATGVGLDVLLEVLTAAFPSPPEHDLPAVTGVDGSPRPPLTCDPDGPLVAEVVKTTVDRHVGRVSLVRVFSGTLRPDQTVHISGHGMAERGHPDHDADERVGHIYTPLGATLREVPLCAAGDICAITKSGSAETGDTISAKSDPLLIAPWEMPEPLLPVAIVARSRADEDALARNLARLVAGDPTLRLERNPETHQLVLWCMGEAHADVVLDRLRAGGVELDTEPVRVSLRETLTAPARGHGRHVKQSGGHGQYAVCDIEVEPLPRGSGFEFADRVVGGAVPHNYIPSVEKGVRAQLARGLVAGHPVVDLRVTLVDGKAHSVDSSDAAFQTAGALALRDAAERAQPVLLEPIDEVTIRVPDGSVGTVLGDLSGRRGRVLGTEPDPDTEGRTLVRAEVPATELLRYAVELRSMTAGTGTFRRHFVRHDPMPTHLADQVRKEQSP; from the coding sequence ATGGCGCAGAAAAGTCAGGAGAAGGGTTCCGCCGGCGGCACGCCGGTGGTGACCGAGCCCGAGCGGATCCGCAACGTGGTGCTCGTCGGGCACTCCGGCGCGGGCAAGACGACGCTCGTCGAGGCCCTGCTCGCGGCGACCGGCACGATCAGCCGCGCCGGCACCGTCGCCGACGGCACGACCGTCGGCGACCACGACCCCGCGGCGGTACGCCAGCAGCGCTCGGTGAGTCTGTCCTGCGCACCGCTGCTGCACAACGGCATCAAGGTCAACCTGCTGGACACCCCCGGCTACGCCGACTTCGTCGGCGAGCTGCGCGCCGGGTTGCGGGCCGCCGACGCCGCGCTGTTCGTCGTCTCCGCCGCCGGTGGCATGGACGCCGCCACCGTGGCGCTGTGGGAGGAGTGCGCCGCCGTCGACATGCCCCGGGCGGTAGCGGTGGCCCGACTGGACCAGCCCCGCGCCGACGTCGACGAGACGGTGGCGCTCTGCCAGCGCCTCTTCGGCGACAACGTGATGCCCCTCTACCTGCCGATGCTCGGCGACGACGGGGTGTCCACCGAGGGATTGCTCGGTCTGATCACCCGCCGGGTCTTCGACTACAGCGCCGGGCTCCCGGCCGACGTCCGCGACCCCGACCCGGAACACCAGCCGGCCATCGACGAGTCCCGCAACGAGCTGATCGAGGGGATCATCGCCGAGAGCGAGGACGAGACCCTGATGGATCGCTACCTCGACGGCGAGGAGATCAGCACCGAGGTGCTCATCGACGACCTGGAGAAGGCCGTCGCCCGGGGCCACTTCTACCCGGTGGTGCCGGTCTGCGCGGCGACCGGCGTCGGCCTGGACGTGCTGCTGGAGGTGCTGACCGCCGCGTTCCCGTCGCCCCCGGAGCACGATCTGCCGGCGGTGACCGGCGTGGACGGCTCACCCCGGCCGCCGTTGACCTGCGACCCGGACGGCCCGCTCGTCGCCGAGGTCGTCAAGACCACCGTCGACCGCCACGTCGGGCGGGTCTCCCTGGTCCGGGTCTTCTCCGGCACGCTGCGCCCCGACCAGACGGTGCACATCTCCGGGCACGGCATGGCCGAACGCGGGCACCCCGACCACGACGCCGACGAGCGGGTCGGACACATCTACACCCCGCTCGGCGCCACACTGCGCGAGGTGCCACTCTGCGCGGCCGGCGACATCTGCGCCATCACCAAGTCGGGCAGCGCCGAGACCGGCGACACCATCTCGGCCAAGAGCGACCCGCTGCTGATCGCCCCCTGGGAGATGCCCGAGCCGCTGCTGCCGGTGGCGATCGTCGCCCGCAGCCGCGCCGACGAGGACGCCCTGGCCCGCAACCTCGCCCGCCTGGTCGCCGGTGACCCGACGCTGCGGCTGGAACGCAACCCGGAGACCCACCAACTGGTGCTCTGGTGCATGGGCGAGGCACACGCGGACGTGGTGCTCGACCGGCTGCGCGCCGGCGGCGTCGAGCTGGACACCGAGCCGGTGCGGGTGTCGCTGCGCGAGACGCTGACCGCCCCCGCGCGCGGGCACGGCCGGCACGTCAAGCAGTCCGGCGGCCACGGCCAGTACGCGGTCTGCGACATCGAGGTCGAGCCCCTGCCCCGAGGCAGCGGTTTCGAGTTCGCCGACCGGGTCGTCGGCGGCGCGGTGCCGCACAACTACATCCCGTCGGTGGAGAAGGGCGTCCGCGCCCAACTCGCCCGTGGCCTGGTCGCCGGCCACCCCGTCGTGGACCTGCGGGTGACCCTCGTCGACGGGAAGGCCCACAGCGTCGACTCCTCCGACGCGGCCTTCCAGACCGCCGGCGCGCTGGCGCTGCGCGACGCCGCCGAACGCGCTCAGCCCGTCCTGCTCGAGCCGATCGACGAGGTCACCATCCGGGTGCCGGACGGCTCCGTGGGCACCGTGCTCGGCGACCTGTCCGGCCGGCGCGGCCGGGTCCTCGGCACCGAGCCGGACCCGGACACCGAGGGCCGTACCCTCGTACGCGCCGAGGTGCCCGCCACCGAACTGCTCCGCTACGCCGTCGAGCTGCGCTCGATGACGGCCGGCACCGGCACCTTCCGCCGCCACTTCGTCCGCCACGACCCCATGCCCACCCACCTCGCCGACCAGGTTCGCAAAGAACAGTCCCCCTGA
- a CDS encoding phosphatidylinositol mannoside acyltransferase, with product MNLTELGFVAGWRVVRALPRPLVAAAFRAGADRAHRRGDGGTARLRANLRRVVGPDLPEAELDDLVKRGLRSYARYWMEAFRLPALSREQILSGFRLDGAELLAADVAAGRGAVVALPHSANWDAAGAWVAATGWPITTVMERLKPEGVYERFIAFREGLGMEILPTHGGPRPAFEVLLDRVRAGAVVPLLADRDLSARGVEVNFFGGRTRMPAGPALLALHTGAPLYVASMWYEADAACASLSGPLPVPGPETGPLDQRVRSLTQMIADRLAAGIARHPEDWHMLQRMWLDQGRAGEGAALPSSAPGPA from the coding sequence GTGAACCTCACCGAGCTGGGCTTCGTCGCCGGCTGGCGGGTCGTCCGCGCGCTACCCCGGCCGCTGGTGGCCGCGGCGTTCCGGGCGGGCGCGGACCGCGCCCACCGACGCGGCGACGGGGGTACGGCGCGACTGCGCGCCAACCTGCGCCGGGTGGTCGGCCCGGACCTGCCCGAGGCCGAGCTGGACGATCTCGTCAAACGTGGGCTGCGCTCGTACGCCCGGTACTGGATGGAGGCGTTCCGGCTGCCCGCGTTGAGCCGGGAGCAGATCCTGTCCGGGTTCCGGCTCGACGGCGCGGAGCTGCTGGCCGCCGACGTGGCGGCCGGCCGGGGCGCGGTGGTGGCCCTGCCGCACTCCGCCAACTGGGACGCGGCCGGCGCCTGGGTGGCGGCCACCGGCTGGCCGATCACCACGGTGATGGAGCGACTCAAGCCGGAGGGCGTCTACGAGCGGTTCATCGCCTTCCGCGAGGGCCTGGGAATGGAGATCCTGCCGACCCACGGTGGCCCCCGTCCGGCGTTCGAGGTGCTGCTGGACCGGGTCCGCGCGGGTGCGGTGGTGCCGCTGCTGGCCGACCGCGACCTCTCCGCCCGGGGGGTCGAGGTGAACTTCTTCGGTGGCCGGACCCGGATGCCCGCCGGGCCGGCGTTGCTCGCGCTGCACACCGGCGCGCCGCTCTACGTGGCCTCGATGTGGTACGAGGCGGACGCGGCCTGCGCGTCGCTGTCCGGCCCGCTGCCGGTGCCGGGGCCCGAGACGGGGCCGCTGGACCAGCGGGTCCGGTCGCTGACCCAGATGATCGCCGACCGTCTGGCGGCGGGCATCGCCCGGCATCCGGAAGACTGGCACATGTTGCAGCGGATGTGGCTGGACCAGGGCAGGGCGGGGGAGGGCGCGGCGCTGCCCTCGTCGGCCCCCGGTCCGGCCTGA
- a CDS encoding DUF1775 domain-containing protein: protein MGSTHGGERRRRIAAVTALTAVGLLLWPGTAHADVTTTPSEARQGDAVRLEFTVAEDRPGTKTTQVEIRLPAGAPIAEVYPMSVDGWAPRISSRELDKPVAGLHSSGVSTVTTAVTWVRVGDIGPGPARLPLSMGPLPQVERLTFEVVQTYADGTVVRWADASGARRAPALTLLPAAPGAAGPAAHGGGHGAPAAGAPAGGAPAGGNGDGGNGGNGDPAGRADGGGEESGNADGLLAAGLLAGLGGGAAIGWLVSRLRRRDPNEAAALAEVTGATDRPATLAEVTGRTEGPTKAAESPTKAAESPAEPAGSPTKAAESPTKAAQSTTPAEPVAATR, encoded by the coding sequence ATGGGGAGCACGCACGGCGGCGAGCGCCGACGGCGGATCGCGGCGGTGACCGCGCTGACCGCCGTCGGGTTGCTGCTCTGGCCCGGGACGGCGCACGCGGACGTGACGACCACGCCGAGCGAGGCGAGGCAGGGCGACGCCGTACGGCTGGAGTTCACCGTCGCCGAGGATCGACCCGGCACGAAGACCACCCAGGTGGAGATCAGGCTGCCGGCCGGCGCGCCGATCGCCGAGGTCTACCCGATGTCGGTGGACGGGTGGGCGCCCCGGATCAGCTCCCGTGAGCTGGACAAGCCGGTGGCCGGCCTGCACTCCTCCGGGGTGAGCACGGTGACCACCGCGGTGACCTGGGTCCGGGTGGGCGACATCGGCCCCGGCCCGGCCCGGTTGCCGCTGTCCATGGGGCCGCTGCCGCAGGTGGAGCGGCTCACCTTCGAGGTCGTGCAGACGTACGCCGACGGCACCGTCGTCCGGTGGGCGGACGCCAGCGGGGCGCGCCGGGCGCCGGCGCTCACCCTGCTGCCGGCGGCCCCGGGCGCCGCCGGACCGGCCGCACACGGCGGCGGTCACGGCGCTCCGGCCGCCGGGGCGCCGGCCGGCGGCGCGCCCGCCGGCGGCAACGGCGACGGCGGCAACGGCGGCAACGGCGATCCGGCCGGCCGTGCGGACGGCGGCGGCGAGGAGTCCGGGAACGCCGACGGGCTGCTGGCCGCCGGCCTGCTCGCCGGGCTGGGCGGTGGCGCGGCCATCGGTTGGCTGGTCAGCCGGTTGCGTCGACGTGACCCGAACGAGGCCGCGGCGCTCGCCGAGGTCACCGGCGCCACCGACAGGCCCGCCACCCTGGCCGAGGTGACCGGCCGAACGGAGGGCCCGACGAAGGCCGCCGAGAGCCCGACGAAGGCCGCCGAGAGCCCGGCAGAGCCCGCCGGAAGCCCGACGAAGGCCGCCGAGAGCCCGACGAAGGCCGCCCAGTCCACGACGCCGGCCGAACCGGTGGCCGCTACTCGATGA
- the pgsA gene encoding phosphatidylinositol phosphate synthase, whose protein sequence is MAKIFQVSARAGMTRVVEPIARALLRAGVTPNAVTVAGTVGVLVGALGFGARGHLVAGALIVTVFALTDLLDGTMARMSGGSTRFGAFLDSSMDRVADSAVFGAVAYWLATRGDHSGVAAALLCLAAGGLVSYVKARAEGLGMTCNVGIAERTERLLIVGVGGILTGVGVRPALEIALWLLAAVSIFTVGQRVTHVYRQAQQLQPDGRA, encoded by the coding sequence ATGGCGAAGATCTTCCAAGTGTCGGCCCGCGCGGGGATGACCCGCGTCGTCGAGCCGATCGCCCGCGCCCTGCTGCGCGCGGGCGTCACCCCCAATGCCGTCACCGTCGCGGGCACCGTCGGTGTGCTCGTCGGCGCTCTCGGCTTCGGTGCCCGCGGCCACCTGGTCGCCGGCGCGTTGATCGTGACAGTGTTCGCGCTCACCGACCTGCTCGACGGGACGATGGCCCGGATGAGCGGCGGCTCGACCCGGTTCGGCGCGTTCCTCGATTCGAGCATGGACCGGGTCGCCGACAGCGCTGTCTTCGGCGCTGTCGCGTACTGGTTGGCGACGCGGGGTGATCACTCCGGCGTCGCGGCGGCGCTGCTCTGCCTGGCCGCCGGTGGCCTGGTCTCCTACGTGAAGGCCCGCGCCGAGGGGCTCGGCATGACCTGCAACGTGGGCATCGCCGAGCGCACCGAACGCCTGCTGATCGTGGGCGTCGGCGGGATCCTCACCGGCGTCGGTGTCCGGCCGGCCCTGGAGATCGCGCTCTGGCTGCTCGCTGCGGTGTCGATCTTCACGGTGGGGCAGCGGGTGACGCACGTCTACCGCCAGGCTCAGCAGCTCCAGCCGGACGGCCGGGCGTGA
- the thrS gene encoding threonine--tRNA ligase, translated as MSAPRTPAVADPVVVAAGTTAADAVAAAGLPANGPKAIVVVRDPQGQLRDLDWTPAEETVVEPVSLDSPDGLNVLRHSTAHVLAQAVQDVFPEAKLGIGPPIENGFYYDFAVDKPFQPDDLSKLEKRMQEIVKSGQRFRRRRFGSLDEARSELADEPFKLELIEVKGEGLDTDEVMEVGGGELTIYDNLDAKEDKVCWSDLCRGPHLPTTRLIGAFKLMRSAAAYWRGSEKNPQLQRVYGTAWPTRDELKAYLKLLEEAARRDHRKLGADLDLFSFPDEIGSGLAVFHPKGGIIRREMEHYSRRRHEEAGYEFVNTPHISKAQLFHTSGHLPYYADTMFPPMQLEGADYYLKAMNCPMHNLIFRSRGRSYRELPLRMFEFGTVYRYEKSGVVHGLTRVRGLTQDDSHIYCTREQMAGELSALLSFVLDLLRDYGLDDFYLELSTRDDSPKFIGADEDWAEATEALRTAAETSGLELVPDPGGAAFYGPKISVQARDAIGRTWQMSTIQVDFNQPERFGLEYQAADGSRQRPVMIHRALFGSIERFFGVLTEHYAGAFPAWLAPVQVVGIPIREDHTDYLHGFVAALRAEGIRAQVDAGDDRMQKKIRTAQQQKIPFMVIAGDDDVAAGTVSFRYRDGSQRNGVPVAEAVTHVLDVVSSRTNIGPSAAAE; from the coding sequence GTGTCCGCACCCCGTACCCCCGCCGTGGCCGACCCCGTCGTCGTCGCCGCCGGGACGACGGCGGCCGACGCGGTGGCCGCGGCCGGACTGCCCGCGAACGGCCCCAAGGCGATCGTCGTGGTCCGCGACCCGCAGGGCCAGCTCCGTGACCTGGACTGGACGCCCGCCGAGGAGACCGTTGTCGAGCCGGTCAGCCTGGACTCGCCGGACGGGCTCAACGTGCTGCGGCACTCCACCGCGCACGTGCTGGCGCAGGCCGTGCAGGACGTCTTCCCCGAGGCGAAGCTCGGCATCGGGCCGCCGATCGAGAACGGCTTCTACTACGACTTCGCTGTCGACAAGCCGTTCCAGCCCGACGACCTCAGCAAGCTCGAGAAGCGCATGCAGGAGATCGTCAAGTCCGGGCAGCGGTTCCGTCGTCGCCGCTTCGGCAGCCTGGACGAGGCCCGCTCCGAGCTGGCCGACGAGCCCTTCAAGCTGGAGTTGATCGAGGTCAAGGGCGAGGGCCTGGACACCGACGAGGTGATGGAGGTGGGCGGCGGCGAGCTGACCATCTACGACAACCTCGACGCCAAGGAGGACAAGGTCTGCTGGTCGGACCTGTGCCGCGGGCCGCACCTGCCGACCACCCGCCTGATCGGCGCGTTCAAGCTGATGCGCTCGGCCGCCGCCTACTGGCGGGGGTCGGAGAAGAACCCGCAACTCCAGCGGGTGTACGGCACCGCGTGGCCGACCCGCGACGAGCTGAAGGCGTACCTGAAGCTGTTGGAGGAGGCCGCCCGGCGCGACCACCGCAAGCTCGGCGCGGACCTCGACCTGTTCAGCTTCCCCGACGAGATCGGCTCCGGCCTGGCGGTCTTCCACCCCAAGGGCGGCATCATCCGCCGGGAGATGGAGCACTACTCGCGGCGGCGGCACGAGGAGGCGGGGTACGAGTTCGTCAACACCCCGCACATCTCCAAGGCGCAGCTCTTCCACACCTCCGGTCACCTGCCGTACTACGCGGACACCATGTTCCCGCCGATGCAGTTGGAGGGCGCTGACTACTACCTCAAGGCGATGAACTGCCCGATGCACAACCTGATCTTCAGGTCGCGCGGGCGGTCGTACCGTGAGCTGCCGCTGCGGATGTTCGAGTTCGGCACCGTCTACCGGTACGAGAAGTCCGGCGTGGTGCACGGCCTGACCCGGGTCCGGGGCCTGACCCAGGACGACTCGCACATCTACTGCACCCGCGAGCAGATGGCCGGTGAGCTGTCCGCGCTGCTCAGCTTCGTGCTGGACCTGCTGCGCGACTACGGGCTGGACGACTTCTACCTGGAGCTGTCGACCCGGGACGACTCGCCCAAGTTCATCGGGGCCGACGAGGACTGGGCGGAGGCCACCGAGGCGCTGCGCACCGCCGCCGAGACCTCCGGCCTGGAGCTGGTGCCCGACCCGGGCGGCGCGGCGTTCTACGGGCCGAAGATCTCCGTGCAGGCGCGCGACGCGATCGGCCGGACCTGGCAGATGTCCACCATCCAGGTCGACTTCAACCAGCCGGAGCGGTTCGGGTTGGAGTACCAGGCCGCCGACGGCAGCCGGCAGCGCCCCGTGATGATCCACCGCGCGCTGTTCGGGTCGATCGAGCGGTTCTTCGGGGTGCTCACCGAGCACTACGCGGGCGCGTTCCCGGCCTGGCTGGCGCCGGTGCAGGTGGTGGGCATCCCGATCCGCGAGGACCACACCGACTACCTGCACGGCTTCGTGGCGGCGCTGCGCGCCGAGGGCATCCGGGCGCAGGTGGACGCGGGTGACGACCGGATGCAGAAGAAGATCCGTACGGCGCAGCAGCAGAAGATCCCGTTCATGGTGATCGCCGGTGACGACGACGTGGCCGCCGGCACGGTGTCCTTCCGCTACCGGGACGGCTCGCAGCGCAACGGCGTGCCGGTCGCCGAGGCGGTGACCCACGTGCTCGACGTGGTCAGCTCCCGGACCAACATCGGCCCGTCCGCCGCCGCGGAGTAG
- a CDS encoding ADP-ribosylglycohydrolase family protein, with amino-acid sequence MSFTLFADSRLALARDSLAGLSTGDALGERYAGSVPAPVDLGADALPPAPWEWTDDTEMACSVLAELADSGAVNRDRLALAFASRCSPRRGYGAGAVLILRLIRSGTPWPLAAASAFDGQGSCGNGAAMRVGPLGAYFADSTTRAAAQARASAEVTHAHPEGIAGAVAVAVAAALAARARLDGHRPAPDRLLAGIAAALDPGTEVHRGVHRAAGLLGRPLPRVVADLGNGSRVTAQDTVGFTLWVAATHLDDYPAAIQTCLRAGGDVDTTAAIAGAVVAAYTGVGTRGGVPEAWLSAREPLPAWAP; translated from the coding sequence ATGTCGTTCACCCTGTTCGCCGACTCCCGCCTGGCCCTCGCCCGGGACAGCCTCGCCGGTCTCTCCACCGGCGACGCGCTCGGTGAGCGGTACGCCGGGTCGGTGCCGGCCCCGGTGGATCTCGGCGCCGACGCGCTACCGCCGGCGCCCTGGGAGTGGACCGACGACACCGAGATGGCCTGCTCGGTCCTCGCCGAGCTGGCCGACTCCGGCGCCGTCAACCGGGACCGGCTGGCCCTGGCCTTCGCCTCCCGGTGCAGCCCGCGTCGCGGCTATGGAGCAGGTGCGGTGCTGATCCTGCGGCTGATCCGTAGCGGCACCCCGTGGCCGCTGGCCGCCGCCTCCGCCTTCGACGGCCAGGGCTCCTGCGGCAACGGGGCGGCGATGCGGGTGGGCCCGCTCGGCGCGTACTTCGCCGACTCGACCACGCGCGCCGCCGCGCAGGCCCGCGCCTCGGCCGAGGTGACGCACGCGCATCCCGAGGGCATCGCCGGCGCGGTCGCGGTGGCCGTCGCCGCCGCGCTGGCCGCCCGCGCCCGCCTGGACGGGCACCGGCCGGCTCCGGACCGGCTGCTCGCCGGGATCGCCGCCGCGCTGGACCCGGGCACCGAGGTGCACCGTGGCGTGCACCGGGCGGCCGGGCTGCTCGGCCGGCCGCTGCCCCGGGTGGTGGCGGACCTCGGCAACGGCTCCCGGGTGACCGCCCAGGACACCGTCGGGTTCACCCTCTGGGTGGCGGCCACCCACCTCGACGACTACCCGGCGGCGATCCAGACCTGCCTGCGGGCCGGCGGGGACGTGGACACCACGGCGGCCATCGCCGGGGCGGTGGTCGCCGCGTACACGGGTGTCGGCACCCGCGGCGGCGTGCCCGAGGCGTGGCTGTCCGCCCGCGAGCCGCTACCCGCCTGGGCGCCCTGA